The following are encoded together in the Flavihumibacter fluvii genome:
- the rpsN gene encoding 30S ribosomal protein S14 yields MAKKSIEARQRKREAMVAKFAEKRTALKAAGDYQALDALPRNASPVRLKNRCQLTGRPKGYMRYFGLSRVMFREMALNGKIPGITKASW; encoded by the coding sequence ATGGCAAAAAAATCGATAGAAGCCAGGCAAAGGAAAAGAGAAGCGATGGTGGCAAAGTTCGCTGAAAAGCGTACTGCCCTGAAAGCTGCCGGTGATTACCAGGCGCTGGATGCACTGCCCCGCAATGCTTCTCCTGTAAGGCTGAAAAATCGCTGTCAGTTAACCGGACGTCCTAAAGGATACATGAGGTATTTTGGATTGTCAAGGGTAATGTTCCGCGAAATGGCTCTGAACGGTAAGATTCCAGGCATCACAAAAGCGAGCTGGTAA
- the rplE gene encoding 50S ribosomal protein L5, with protein sequence MSTVKYTPRLADKYTNEVIPALMKKFGYTTVMEAPKLTKICLNRGVNGAVADKKLVDIAVDELTTITGQKAVSTMSKKDISNFKLRKHMPIGARVTLRGEKMFEFLDRLIAVSLPRVRDFKGISEKSFDGRGNYTLGVTEQIIFPEIDIDKVNKITGLDITFVTTAKTNEEAYELLKEMGMPFKNAKKGDNQS encoded by the coding sequence ATGAGCACAGTTAAATATACTCCGCGTTTGGCAGATAAGTACACTAATGAAGTGATACCTGCCTTAATGAAGAAATTCGGTTATACTACCGTAATGGAAGCTCCAAAGCTGACCAAGATCTGCCTGAACAGAGGTGTCAACGGAGCTGTTGCCGATAAAAAACTGGTGGATATCGCAGTAGATGAGCTGACGACCATTACTGGCCAGAAAGCTGTTTCTACGATGTCTAAAAAGGATATATCCAACTTTAAACTGCGTAAGCACATGCCAATTGGCGCACGTGTTACTCTCCGTGGTGAAAAGATGTTTGAATTCCTTGATCGCCTGATCGCTGTTTCCCTGCCACGTGTACGTGACTTTAAAGGAATCAGTGAAAAGTCTTTCGACGGACGTGGCAACTACACCCTGGGTGTGACCGAGCAGATTATTTTCCCTGAGATTGATATCGATAAGGTAAATAAGATCACTGGTTTGGATATCACTTTCGTTACGACTGCCAAAACCAATGAAGAAGCTTACGAGCTCCTGAAAGAAATGGGTATGCCATTCAAAAACGCTAAAAAGGGCGATAACCAATCTTAA
- the rplX gene encoding 50S ribosomal protein L24, protein MSTRFKAKYNIKKGDSVVVITGDDKDLKKPRKVLEVILDKGRVVVEGVNIITKHTKPSAQNTKGGIVKQEAAINISNIMLWDPKAGAATKVKRTREEGKLVRVSKKSGEVIK, encoded by the coding sequence ATGAGCACAAGATTCAAAGCGAAATACAACATCAAAAAAGGCGATTCGGTGGTAGTTATCACCGGTGACGACAAAGACCTGAAGAAACCCCGGAAGGTTCTTGAAGTCATCTTAGACAAAGGCCGCGTTGTTGTGGAAGGGGTGAACATCATCACCAAGCACACCAAGCCATCTGCCCAGAATACCAAAGGTGGTATTGTAAAGCAGGAAGCCGCCATTAATATCTCCAACATTATGTTGTGGGATCCGAAAGCTGGCGCTGCTACAAAGGTTAAGCGTACCCGTGAAGAAGGTAAATTAGTTCGTGTATCTAAAAAATCAGGGGAGGTAATTAAGTAA
- the rplN gene encoding 50S ribosomal protein L14: MIQQESRLNVADNSGAKEVLVIRVLGNSGQDYARIGDKIVVTVKDAIPAGGIKKGTVTKAVIVRTKNKLRRKDGSYIRFDDNAVVLLNNSDEPRGTRIFGPVARELRDKGYMKIISLAPEVL, translated from the coding sequence ATGATTCAGCAAGAAAGCAGATTGAATGTAGCTGATAACAGTGGTGCCAAAGAGGTGTTGGTGATCCGTGTACTGGGAAACAGTGGACAGGATTACGCCAGGATCGGCGACAAGATCGTGGTAACTGTTAAAGACGCTATACCTGCCGGCGGTATCAAGAAAGGTACGGTTACCAAAGCGGTAATTGTTCGTACCAAAAACAAGTTACGCCGTAAAGATGGTTCTTATATCCGTTTTGATGACAATGCCGTGGTGTTGTTGAACAACTCGGATGAGCCCCGCGGTACTCGTATTTTCGGACCAGTAGCCAGGGAACTGCGCGACAAGGGATATATGAAGATTATTTCTCTTGCTCCGGAAGTATTATAA
- the rpsQ gene encoding 30S ribosomal protein S17, whose amino-acid sequence MAERNLRKTRIGVVTSNKMEKTVTVAVERKVKHPIYGKFVKKTTKFHAHDEKNECSIGDTVRIMETRPLSKTKRWRMVEVLEKVK is encoded by the coding sequence ATGGCTGAAAGAAATTTGCGTAAAACAAGGATTGGTGTGGTAACCAGCAACAAGATGGAGAAGACCGTAACTGTTGCAGTTGAAAGAAAGGTGAAGCACCCTATCTACGGTAAGTTCGTGAAAAAGACCACCAAATTCCACGCACACGACGAAAAAAACGAGTGCAGTATTGGTGATACTGTCCGGATTATGGAAACACGTCCCCTGAGCAAAACAAAGCGCTGGCGGATGGTGGAAGTACTGGAGAAGGTGAAATAA
- the rpmC gene encoding 50S ribosomal protein L29, producing MAKNLDFVKSLKDMSLTDLKARIQEDELRLKKLEFAHAITPLENPMSIRSLRRDISRLKTELTKKLATA from the coding sequence ATGGCAAAGAATCTCGATTTCGTTAAAAGCCTGAAAGACATGAGTCTTACTGACTTGAAGGCTCGTATCCAGGAAGATGAACTGCGCCTGAAGAAACTGGAGTTCGCCCATGCGATCACCCCGCTGGAGAACCCCATGAGCATCCGCTCGCTGCGCAGGGATATTTCCCGTTTGAAAACGGAATTAACCAAAAAACTGGCCACTGCTTAA
- the rplP gene encoding 50S ribosomal protein L16, giving the protein MLQPKRTKHRKMQKMPVKGDAKRGTNLSFGSFGLKALETVWMTDRQIESARQAMTRSMKREGNVWIRIFPDKIVTRKPAEVRMGKGKGNPDHWAAVVKPGRILFECDGVTEEVAKAAMELAAQKLPIKTKFVIRRELQS; this is encoded by the coding sequence ATGTTACAACCTAAAAGAACGAAGCACAGGAAAATGCAGAAGATGCCTGTAAAAGGTGATGCAAAGCGTGGTACTAACCTGTCATTTGGTTCGTTCGGTTTGAAGGCTTTGGAAACCGTGTGGATGACCGACCGCCAGATTGAAAGTGCCCGCCAGGCCATGACCCGCTCTATGAAAAGAGAAGGGAATGTCTGGATCCGCATTTTCCCTGATAAAATTGTTACCCGCAAACCTGCAGAAGTAAGGATGGGTAAAGGTAAAGGTAACCCCGATCATTGGGCTGCCGTAGTGAAGCCGGGCCGTATTCTTTTTGAATGCGATGGCGTAACTGAAGAAGTGGCAAAAGCAGCGATGGAACTGGCTGCCCAGAAGCTTCCGATCAAAACGAAATTTGTGATCCGCAGGGAGCTGCAGTCATAA
- the rpsC gene encoding 30S ribosomal protein S3, whose product MGQKTNPIGARLGIIRGWESNWFGSKKDYANKLIEDHKIRTYLMARINKGGISKIVIERTLGKLIITIHTSKPGIIIGKGGNEVDRIKEELKKLTGKDDVQINILEIRRPELDAVIVADTIAKQIENRINYKRAIKMAIASALRMGAEGIKVKVSGRLGGAEIARSEEIKQGRTPLHTLRMDIDYASLPAQTVYGKIGIKVWICKGEVLAKRDLNPNFIGGKEGAGLSDRRERRDDDRRGDRDHRGGGGERRGGGGGDRNRGGGGDRGGRRN is encoded by the coding sequence ATGGGTCAGAAAACAAATCCTATTGGTGCAAGGTTGGGAATCATCCGCGGATGGGAAAGCAACTGGTTTGGCAGTAAGAAAGATTACGCTAACAAGTTGATTGAGGATCATAAGATCCGTACTTACCTGATGGCGCGTATCAACAAGGGCGGTATCTCAAAGATCGTTATCGAGCGTACGCTGGGTAAACTGATTATTACAATCCATACTTCCAAGCCAGGTATCATTATCGGTAAAGGTGGTAATGAGGTGGATCGTATTAAGGAAGAGTTGAAGAAACTGACTGGCAAGGATGATGTTCAGATCAATATCCTGGAAATTCGTCGTCCGGAACTGGATGCTGTGATCGTTGCCGATACTATCGCTAAGCAAATTGAAAATCGTATCAACTATAAGCGTGCGATCAAGATGGCAATTGCTTCGGCCCTCCGTATGGGTGCTGAAGGAATTAAAGTTAAAGTGAGCGGTCGTTTGGGCGGAGCTGAGATTGCCCGTTCTGAAGAGATCAAACAAGGCCGTACACCACTGCATACCCTGCGGATGGATATTGATTACGCCAGTTTGCCTGCTCAGACTGTTTATGGTAAAATCGGTATCAAGGTATGGATCTGTAAAGGTGAAGTACTGGCCAAGCGTGACCTGAACCCCAATTTCATTGGTGGTAAGGAAGGAGCTGGACTGAGTGACAGAAGGGAGCGCCGTGATGATGACCGTCGTGGAGACCGTGATCACCGTGGTGGTGGTGGAGAACGCCGTGGCGGTGGCGGTGGTGACCGTAACCGTGGTGGTGGTGGTGATAGAGGCGGCCGCAGGAATTAG
- the rplV gene encoding 50S ribosomal protein L22 produces the protein MEAVAKLNNYPTSPRKMRLLADLVRGMQVEKALAVLEHNAKHPAVPLRKLVVSAINNWKQANEGGDETKLVVKTIFVDGARTLKRMRPAPQGRGYRVRKRSNHVTVIVDAK, from the coding sequence ATGGAAGCAGTAGCTAAACTAAATAATTACCCCACATCACCCAGGAAAATGCGTTTGCTGGCTGACCTGGTGCGTGGCATGCAGGTAGAGAAAGCCCTGGCGGTTCTGGAGCACAATGCAAAACATCCGGCTGTGCCTTTGCGTAAGCTGGTGGTGAGTGCAATCAACAACTGGAAGCAGGCTAACGAAGGTGGTGATGAAACCAAACTGGTGGTAAAAACCATTTTTGTGGATGGTGCAAGAACGTTGAAACGTATGCGTCCCGCTCCGCAAGGTCGAGGATACCGCGTTCGCAAACGCAGCAACCACGTTACAGTAATAGTAGATGCTAAATAA
- the rpsS gene encoding 30S ribosomal protein S19 → MARSIKKGPYIDVKLEQKVLNMTDGKSKKGVIKTWSRRSTISPDFVGHTFAVHNGNKFIPVYVTEFMVGHKLGEFAPTRNFKGHSSKKM, encoded by the coding sequence ATGGCTCGTTCAATTAAAAAAGGTCCTTACATCGACGTAAAACTGGAGCAGAAGGTTTTGAATATGACCGATGGCAAATCCAAGAAAGGTGTTATAAAAACCTGGAGCCGCCGCTCTACCATTTCTCCTGATTTCGTGGGCCACACTTTCGCCGTGCACAATGGCAATAAGTTCATCCCGGTATATGTAACGGAGTTCATGGTAGGACACAAACTCGGAGAGTTTGCACCAACCCGGAACTTCAAGGGACACTCAAGCAAGAAAATGTAA
- the rplB gene encoding 50S ribosomal protein L2, protein MALRKYKPMTAGTRWRIGNAYAEITSDTPEKSLLEPKSGTGGRNAQGRRSMRYIGGGHAKMYRIVDFKRNKKDIPAKVASIEYDPNRTTFIALLNYVDGEKRYILAPNGLQVGAEVISGDAVAPELGNALMLKNMPLGTVVHNIEMQPGQGGKIARSAGTSAQLSNKEEKYAVLKMPSGELRKVLINCYATVGVASNSDHSLQSMGKAGRNRWKGIKPRNRGVAMNPVDHPMGGGEGRASGGHPRSRTGKYAKGLKTRKHKGSDKLIIQRKNGKKLSSK, encoded by the coding sequence ATGGCATTAAGAAAATACAAACCGATGACAGCCGGTACGCGGTGGAGGATCGGAAACGCGTATGCTGAAATTACCTCGGATACTCCGGAGAAGAGTCTCCTTGAACCGAAAAGTGGAACAGGTGGCCGTAACGCCCAGGGTCGCAGGAGTATGCGATATATCGGTGGTGGTCATGCGAAAATGTACCGTATTGTAGATTTCAAGCGTAACAAGAAAGACATACCTGCGAAGGTTGCTTCAATTGAATATGATCCGAACCGTACCACTTTCATTGCATTATTGAATTATGTGGATGGTGAGAAGCGTTATATCCTTGCGCCGAACGGATTGCAGGTAGGTGCTGAGGTAATCAGCGGCGATGCTGTTGCACCGGAATTGGGAAATGCACTGATGCTGAAGAACATGCCCCTGGGTACAGTGGTTCACAACATTGAGATGCAGCCTGGCCAGGGTGGTAAGATTGCCCGCAGTGCTGGTACGTCTGCACAGCTGAGCAACAAGGAAGAAAAATATGCGGTATTGAAAATGCCTTCTGGTGAACTGAGGAAAGTATTGATAAACTGTTATGCTACTGTAGGTGTTGCTTCGAACAGTGACCATAGCCTTCAGAGCATGGGTAAGGCTGGTAGGAATCGTTGGAAAGGAATTAAGCCGCGTAACCGTGGTGTTGCGATGAACCCTGTTGATCACCCGATGGGTGGTGGTGAAGGAAGGGCTTCCGGTGGTCATCCAAGAAGCCGGACCGGTAAATATGCAAAAGGTTTGAAGACCCGCAAGCATAAAGGTTCAGATAAACTGATTATCCAACGCAAGAACGGTAAGAAGTTATCCAGCAAATAA
- the rplW gene encoding 50S ribosomal protein L23, with protein MKLSEVLIKPILTEKANAQQESLRRFAFKVDRKANKLEIKKAIETFYGVTVVDVNTAVVPGKNKTRFTKAGFIKGQKPAYKKALVTVAEGETIDLYGAV; from the coding sequence ATGAAACTTTCTGAAGTACTGATAAAGCCGATATTAACTGAAAAGGCAAATGCCCAGCAGGAAAGCCTGCGTCGTTTTGCTTTCAAGGTTGACAGGAAGGCTAATAAACTGGAGATCAAGAAAGCAATAGAGACCTTTTATGGTGTAACTGTTGTGGACGTGAACACTGCTGTGGTTCCAGGAAAGAATAAAACCCGGTTTACAAAAGCAGGTTTTATCAAAGGACAGAAGCCAGCCTACAAAAAGGCTTTGGTTACCGTAGCTGAGGGAGAGACCATCGACCTTTACGGAGCCGTTTAA
- the rplD gene encoding 50S ribosomal protein L4, whose protein sequence is MQVDVLNIEGKKTGRTIELPEEIFGVEPNDHVIYLSVKQYLAAQRQGTHKVQTRAEVQGASRKLHKQKGTGGSRKGNIRNPLYKGGGTIFGPKPRDYSFKLNRKVKDLAKMSALAYKAKENAIVILEDLAIETPKTKTFTGVLKALNIAGKKTLFVLPDNGENAYLSLRNIPTVEGTLLSDMNTYDIVNAQVLILSESAAKVFTEADVEENA, encoded by the coding sequence ATGCAAGTAGATGTATTAAATATAGAAGGTAAAAAAACCGGTAGAACGATTGAGTTGCCGGAAGAGATCTTCGGTGTAGAGCCGAATGATCATGTGATCTATCTTTCTGTAAAACAATACCTGGCCGCACAACGCCAGGGTACCCATAAGGTACAGACCCGTGCTGAAGTGCAGGGTGCCAGCCGCAAGCTGCACAAGCAAAAAGGTACTGGTGGTTCACGTAAAGGTAATATTCGTAACCCTTTGTATAAAGGTGGTGGTACGATCTTCGGACCAAAGCCCCGTGATTACAGTTTCAAACTGAACCGCAAGGTGAAGGACCTGGCTAAGATGTCGGCCCTGGCTTACAAGGCAAAAGAAAATGCTATTGTGATCCTGGAAGACCTCGCCATCGAGACCCCAAAAACAAAAACGTTCACAGGAGTTCTGAAAGCGCTCAACATAGCCGGTAAAAAGACTTTGTTTGTGTTGCCGGACAATGGTGAAAATGCTTACCTGAGCCTGCGCAATATCCCGACTGTAGAAGGAACATTGCTTAGCGATATGAATACATATGATATCGTGAATGCACAAGTACTTATACTGAGTGAAAGTGCAGCAAAAGTGTTCACAGAAGCTGATGTTGAAGAAAACGCATAA
- the rplC gene encoding 50S ribosomal protein L3: MKGIIGKKIGMTSIFSPDGKQTACTIIEAGPCVVTQVKTKASDGYSALQLAFGDKKEKHTTKAEANHFTKAQTAAKRFVKEFRDFSIEKALGETVTTDIFAEGDKVEIVGQTKGKGFQGVVKRHGFHGVGEASHGQHDRQRAPGSLGNSSDASRVMKGMRMAGRMGNDRVKLKGLKILKIFPEQNYILVSGSVPGHIGSIVFIQK, from the coding sequence ATGAAAGGAATTATTGGAAAAAAGATTGGGATGACCAGCATCTTCAGTCCCGATGGAAAGCAAACTGCTTGTACCATCATTGAAGCTGGTCCATGTGTAGTAACCCAGGTAAAGACCAAAGCGTCTGACGGGTACAGCGCACTTCAGTTAGCATTCGGCGACAAAAAGGAAAAGCACACTACTAAAGCCGAAGCAAATCACTTCACAAAGGCACAGACAGCTGCCAAGCGTTTCGTAAAAGAATTCCGCGATTTCTCAATAGAAAAAGCACTTGGAGAGACCGTTACTACAGACATCTTCGCTGAAGGCGACAAGGTAGAAATAGTTGGCCAGACCAAGGGTAAGGGTTTCCAGGGTGTTGTAAAGCGCCACGGATTCCATGGTGTGGGCGAAGCTTCTCACGGTCAGCATGATCGCCAGCGCGCTCCGGGTTCATTGGGTAACTCTTCTGACGCATCACGTGTAATGAAGGGTATGCGCATGGCCGGCCGTATGGGAAATGACCGCGTTAAACTGAAAGGCTTGAAGATCCTGAAAATTTTCCCTGAACAGAATTATATACTGGTTAGTGGTTCAGTTCCTGGCCACATTGGTTCTATCGTTTTTATCCAGAAATAA
- the rpsJ gene encoding 30S ribosomal protein S10 produces MSQRIRIKLQSYDHNLVDKSAEKIVKTVRSTGAVVTGPIPLPTQKKIFTVLRSPHVNKKAREQFQLCTHKRLLDIYTSSSRTVDALSKLDLPSGVEVEIKA; encoded by the coding sequence ATGTCACAGCGAATCAGAATAAAATTGCAGTCTTACGATCACAATCTGGTAGATAAATCTGCTGAAAAGATCGTTAAAACAGTTCGTAGTACAGGCGCGGTAGTAACAGGTCCTATTCCTTTACCCACTCAGAAGAAAATTTTCACTGTATTGCGTTCCCCTCACGTAAACAAGAAAGCCCGTGAGCAGTTCCAACTGTGTACGCACAAGCGTTTGCTGGATATCTACACGTCTTCATCAAGGACTGTAGATGCACTGAGCAAGCTGGATCTGCCATCAGGTGTTGAAGTGGAAATTAAGGCGTAA
- a CDS encoding DUF4126 domain-containing protein, with product MPVSSIITAVGLGIGLSACCGFRVFIPLLVAALGAYFHWIPVNAGMDWLGTLTAITCFGTAAVLEIAAYYIAFIDNLLDTIAAPLAIIAGTVIAASVLPVGELDPMLKWGLGILAGGATAGTIQVGSGLLRLLSTKATAGAGNSVIATGENLAAVIGAAGSLILPVFVALVLLTLCIYLGFRLLMKTGKGKI from the coding sequence GTGCCCGTTAGCAGCATTATAACGGCCGTTGGCCTTGGCATCGGGTTGAGTGCCTGTTGTGGTTTCAGGGTGTTTATCCCCCTGCTGGTCGCAGCATTAGGCGCTTATTTCCATTGGATCCCGGTGAATGCAGGGATGGATTGGTTGGGTACCCTGACAGCCATCACCTGTTTTGGCACGGCTGCGGTATTGGAGATAGCTGCTTATTATATTGCCTTTATTGATAACCTGCTCGATACCATTGCCGCACCGCTGGCAATCATCGCCGGTACTGTGATTGCGGCTTCCGTATTGCCGGTAGGAGAGCTTGACCCAATGCTGAAATGGGGGCTGGGCATTTTGGCGGGAGGTGCAACCGCAGGCACAATCCAGGTAGGTTCGGGGCTTTTAAGGCTCCTGTCTACAAAGGCCACTGCCGGGGCGGGTAACAGTGTGATCGCAACAGGTGAGAACCTGGCTGCAGTAATTGGAGCGGCAGGGAGCCTCATCCTGCCGGTTTTTGTAGCACTTGTATTACTAACTTTATGCATATACCTGGGCTTCAGGTTATTGATGAAAACGGGGAAAGGGAAGATATAG
- a CDS encoding S9 family peptidase, translating into MRSCSLFFIVFLSSIAAISQRNFQWAKDGKSYYVVEGNELVSYQLPGMDRKVMLDKSMLTLPQDNSPMEIVNFSFSPDQQKVFVFTHAKKVWRYETKGDYYVLNLDTKLARKLGKSLPASSLMFAKFSPDSKKVAYVSGYNIYVEDIATGTISPLTTGGSRKLINGTFDWAYEEEFFCRDGFRWSPDSKQIAYWQIRTRATPEYLMLNMTDSIYPVAIPVEYPVAGQAPSSFKIGVVSIAGKTTRWMNIPYDQKLGNYAPRMEWAPNSQEVIVQYLDRKQQVSRLLLCSAATGVANTVYTEKDNAWIDILPSWDQDYAYGGWDWINQGKEFIWATEKDGWRHLYRVSKDGKQETLVTKGNFDVMDISGIDEKGGYVYYLASPDNATQSYLYRSRLDGQGAPERVSPASQTGSHEYDISPGALYAQHSFSNYYTPGVREIIALGQHQPLKGSPSVADAVAKSDASTSPVHFFTVTTAGGVTMDGWMALPPDFDSTKKYPVLFYVYTEPWGQTAKDTYGTGKNFLYQGDLGKDGYIYVSVDNRGTPVPKGRAWRKSVYRNIGRINIEDQAMAAREILKRPYMDTARVAVWGWSGGGSATLNLMFQYPDIYKTGISIAAVGNQLTYDNIYQERYMGLPQENLEDFIKGSPISHVKNLKGKLLYIHGTGDDNVHYNNAEMLINELIKHNKQFQLMSYPNRTHSISEGPGTIDHLIGLYTQFLRQNCSPGAR; encoded by the coding sequence ATGCGTTCATGTAGTTTGTTTTTCATTGTGTTTTTGAGTTCCATAGCGGCTATTAGCCAAAGAAATTTTCAATGGGCAAAAGATGGGAAATCTTATTATGTAGTCGAGGGAAATGAACTGGTGTCCTATCAGTTACCTGGTATGGACCGGAAGGTAATGCTGGATAAATCCATGTTAACGCTGCCTCAGGACAATAGCCCTATGGAAATTGTGAATTTTAGTTTTTCCCCGGACCAGCAAAAAGTCTTCGTTTTCACCCATGCAAAAAAAGTATGGCGATATGAAACGAAAGGGGATTATTATGTTTTGAACCTGGATACCAAACTGGCCAGGAAATTGGGTAAGTCATTACCGGCTTCCTCCCTGATGTTTGCAAAATTCTCACCCGATAGTAAAAAAGTAGCCTATGTAAGTGGCTATAATATTTATGTGGAAGATATTGCCACCGGTACCATCTCACCGTTAACAACAGGTGGAAGCCGGAAGTTGATCAATGGCACTTTCGACTGGGCCTATGAAGAAGAATTTTTTTGCCGCGATGGTTTCAGGTGGTCTCCGGACAGCAAACAGATCGCCTATTGGCAGATCAGGACCAGGGCCACACCTGAATATTTGATGCTTAATATGACCGATTCAATTTACCCGGTGGCTATCCCGGTTGAATACCCGGTGGCCGGGCAGGCACCTTCTTCCTTTAAAATAGGGGTTGTAAGTATAGCTGGGAAAACAACCCGGTGGATGAATATCCCCTATGACCAAAAATTAGGCAATTATGCACCAAGGATGGAATGGGCGCCCAATAGCCAGGAAGTAATTGTGCAATACCTCGACAGGAAACAACAGGTGTCGAGGCTTTTGCTTTGTTCAGCTGCAACCGGTGTGGCAAATACTGTTTATACCGAAAAAGACAATGCATGGATTGATATTTTGCCTTCCTGGGACCAGGATTATGCTTATGGGGGATGGGATTGGATCAACCAGGGCAAGGAATTCATATGGGCAACTGAAAAAGATGGCTGGCGGCACCTGTACAGGGTAAGCAAGGATGGGAAACAGGAAACACTGGTCACCAAAGGTAATTTTGATGTCATGGACATTTCTGGTATTGATGAGAAAGGTGGATATGTATATTACCTGGCCTCCCCGGATAATGCCACCCAAAGTTACCTGTACCGGTCCAGGCTCGATGGACAGGGAGCTCCGGAAAGGGTGAGTCCAGCTTCCCAAACCGGCAGCCATGAGTATGATATTTCGCCGGGAGCATTATATGCACAACATAGTTTTTCCAATTATTATACGCCGGGTGTAAGGGAAATCATTGCCCTGGGACAGCACCAGCCGCTAAAAGGGAGTCCTTCTGTGGCAGATGCGGTGGCCAAGTCGGATGCTTCCACATCTCCCGTACATTTTTTTACAGTAACAACCGCTGGTGGGGTAACGATGGATGGATGGATGGCACTGCCCCCCGATTTTGATTCCACCAAAAAGTACCCGGTATTATTTTACGTATATACTGAGCCCTGGGGGCAAACTGCAAAAGACACCTATGGTACGGGAAAGAACTTTTTATACCAGGGCGATTTGGGTAAGGATGGGTATATCTATGTGTCAGTAGATAACAGGGGGACACCGGTACCAAAGGGCAGGGCCTGGCGTAAATCGGTTTACCGGAACATAGGCCGGATCAATATTGAGGACCAGGCTATGGCAGCCAGGGAGATCTTGAAACGACCGTATATGGATACCGCCCGGGTTGCTGTCTGGGGATGGAGTGGTGGCGGCTCGGCAACGCTGAACCTGATGTTCCAGTACCCGGATATTTATAAAACAGGTATTTCCATTGCGGCTGTGGGCAACCAGCTGACCTATGACAACATCTACCAGGAGCGCTATATGGGCTTACCGCAGGAAAATCTCGAAGATTTTATAAAAGGATCACCGATCAGCCATGTGAAAAACCTGAAGGGAAAATTGCTGTACATACATGGTACCGGGGATGATAATGTACATTATAATAATGCCGAGATGCTCATCAACGAGTTGATCAAGCATAATAAGCAATTCCAGCTCATGAGTTACCCGAACAGGACGCATAGTATTTCGGAAGGTCCGGGTACCATTGACCACCTCATCGGCTTGTATACCCAGTTTTTACGGCAAAATTGTTCGCCAGGTGCCCGTTAG